From a single Gimesia fumaroli genomic region:
- a CDS encoding sulfatase — protein sequence MKKSCLPLFAFLFLGLISFSNTAQAAAPQYNVLFIISDDLTSTALSCYGNKVCQTPNIDSIAAKGTRFTHAYCQATYCGPSRASFMSGYYPHASKAFGYVSPRSYIGDRATWSQHFKNNGYYTARVSKIYHMGVPGDIEKGSNGTDDPASWAERFNSQGPEWKAPGDGETLENNPDGKKPAVGGNTFVVVEADGDDLVHSDGKTAKKAVELIETHKDEPFFLGVGFVRPHVPFVAPRSYYPPYKPYSKHVLPEKYPGDWDDIPKFGINYKTSVNMKMDLRRQKKAVGGYLASVAYMDAQVGKVLDALKRAGIEDKTIVIFTSDHGYHLGEHDFWAKVSLHEESAKVPLIISVPGKKPAVCDSLAELLDLYPTLSSLCGLKVPENIQGKNLAPLLDNPSLRVRDAAFSVDPRGKGNRGFLLRDDRWAYIQYKEDASAGAELYDMEKDPQQFTNLVGKPEYALTVAVFQERLAAKLKDIRTNDLGHSYTQK from the coding sequence ATGAAAAAATCCTGCCTGCCGCTTTTTGCCTTCCTGTTTTTGGGGCTTATTTCGTTTTCAAACACTGCTCAAGCAGCCGCTCCTCAATATAATGTGCTGTTCATCATTTCGGACGATCTGACTTCGACGGCCCTTTCCTGCTATGGGAACAAGGTCTGCCAAACGCCTAATATCGATTCGATCGCCGCTAAGGGCACGCGCTTTACGCACGCTTATTGCCAGGCCACGTATTGTGGTCCTTCCCGGGCTTCGTTCATGTCGGGCTATTATCCACATGCCTCGAAGGCTTTTGGTTATGTCAGTCCGAGATCCTATATTGGTGACCGGGCAACCTGGTCACAGCATTTTAAAAATAACGGCTACTACACGGCGCGCGTCAGCAAGATTTATCACATGGGAGTGCCGGGTGACATTGAAAAAGGAAGTAATGGCACTGACGATCCTGCCTCGTGGGCGGAGCGATTTAACAGCCAGGGGCCCGAATGGAAAGCGCCCGGCGACGGGGAGACGCTGGAAAACAATCCCGATGGCAAAAAGCCTGCGGTGGGTGGCAATACGTTTGTCGTTGTCGAAGCGGACGGTGATGACCTGGTGCACTCCGACGGCAAGACTGCAAAGAAAGCAGTAGAGTTGATTGAGACCCACAAAGACGAACCGTTTTTTCTGGGAGTCGGCTTTGTGAGACCCCATGTTCCTTTTGTGGCACCACGGTCTTATTACCCACCCTATAAGCCTTACAGTAAGCACGTTCTTCCTGAAAAATATCCGGGCGACTGGGACGACATTCCGAAATTTGGCATCAATTATAAAACCAGCGTGAACATGAAAATGGATTTGCGGCGGCAGAAGAAAGCCGTTGGCGGTTACCTGGCGTCTGTTGCTTATATGGATGCACAGGTTGGCAAGGTACTTGATGCACTCAAGAGGGCGGGGATTGAAGATAAGACGATTGTGATTTTCACCAGCGATCATGGCTATCACCTGGGGGAACATGACTTCTGGGCTAAGGTCAGTTTGCATGAAGAGTCGGCGAAGGTGCCGTTGATTATCAGTGTGCCCGGCAAGAAACCTGCGGTTTGTGATTCACTCGCCGAACTGCTCGATTTGTACCCCACACTAAGCAGCCTGTGTGGTTTGAAGGTTCCCGAAAATATTCAAGGCAAAAATCTCGCCCCCCTTTTGGATAATCCGAGCCTGCGCGTGCGTGATGCTGCCTTTAGTGTGGACCCGCGGGGGAAGGGAAATCGTGGATTTCTGTTGCGTGATGATCGCTGGGCCTATATTCAATACAAAGAAGACGCTTCCGCCGGTGCTGAGCTGTACGATATGGAAAAGGACCCACAGCAGTTTACGAATCTGGTTGGGAAACCCGAATATGCGTTGACCGTCGCTGTGTTTCAGGAACGGCTGGCAGCGAAGTTGAAAGACATTCGTACGAATGATCTGGGGCATTCTTATACGCAGAAGTAA